One window of Trifolium pratense cultivar HEN17-A07 linkage group LG5, ARS_RC_1.1, whole genome shotgun sequence genomic DNA carries:
- the LOC123886754 gene encoding uncharacterized protein LOC123886754, with amino-acid sequence MPNTRSRGEIIEQPFDEPERLLNERRRNLSTQPENIETEILTLEVTEEIINEIVDEPVMAENRPLRSYAIPSQEEPHNSIAAPAIEANNFELKPSLLAIVQQNQFSGNPADDPNLHLSIFLQYADTIKANGVSPEAIRLRLFPFSLRDKARAWLQSLPSNSVATWDELKKVFLARYFPPSKTAMLRAQINGFRQRDNESLFEAWERYKEMIRICPHHGLENWLIIHTFYNGLLYNTRMTIDAAAGGALMDKPYNQAYQLIESMAQNHYQWGNERTTVDKPQTKGGMYEISNMDHINAKLDALTQKIESLTNAPKANVAATIQNCELCGAQGHTIAECRLLTEAPNDQVNYTQGNSYNQNQRNHPYLSYNSNNALYAPGQTPTPSPPGFQKPAQNAPMKSNLELMMENFIALQTQTNKEFLNQNIHTNEQIKQLTSRLELLTTHNKMLETQIAQVAQQQASTSAPAGIFPGQPQPNPRGHVNAVILRSGTQYDGPADPRTKNPAMQPNSDEVTKGESEQNIKDKENSGEEIIEKKKPYIPPPPYQPPIPYPQRFEKSKSEGQFRKFVELLKKFNITIPFTEAITQMPSYAKFLKDILTNKKKIEEEETVMLTAECSSILQNNMPPKLKDPGSFSIPCVIGNYVIDRALCDLGASISLMPMSICEKLNLGELRPTKMSIQFADRSVKYPLGILENVPVRVGQFYIPTDFIVMDIREDSNTPIILGRPFLATAGAIIDVKKGKLTFEVGEEKVEFILTQFMNASAIEDSCYMLDVVKECGKEMEKDKTKNSEILKTLIPPTHKNGNDDLAKKSSCCRLDIAESNVDNTPFKRVPPDILKAQPESNIFQNKTSLFASKKKKGKRKTPMRWFDMFKWRPKDVGHNFKDVSLEEAPY; translated from the coding sequence atgcCCAATACTCGCTCACGAGGCGAGATAATTGAGCAACCCTTTGACGAACCCGAGCGTCTTCTTAACGAACGACGCCGAAATTTAAGTACTCAACCCGAGAATATCGAAACCGAAATTCTCACTCTCGAAGTAACCGAAGAAATCATTAACGAAATAGTTGACGAACCAGTCATGGCTGAAAATCGTCCACTTAGATCTTACGCTATTCCTTCGCAAGAAGAACCGCATAATAGCATCGCTGCCCCCGCTATTGAAGCAAACAATTTCGAGCTTAAACCTTCATTGTTGGCTATAGtacaacaaaaccaattctccGGAAATCCCGCGGACGACCCTAATCTACATTTGTCCATATTCTTGCAATATGCCGATACTATCAAAGCTAATGGTGTCAGTCCCGAAGCTATAAGACTTCGTTTATTCCCATTCTCATTAAGGGATAAAGCTAGAGCCTGGCTCCAGTCCCTACCATCCAACTCAGTCGCAACATGGGATGAGTTGAAGAAAGTCTTTTTAGCAAGATATTTCCCGCCTAGCAAAACTGCTATGCTAAGAGCCCAAATCAATGGATTTAGACAAAGAGACAACGAATCTCTTTTCGAAGCATGGGAAAGATACAAAGAAATGATTAGGATATGTCCTCATCATGGGCTCGAAAATTGGCTAATTATCCACACCTTTTACAATGGTCTCTTGTATAATACAAGAATGACAATAGATGCCGCAGCTGGTGGCGCACTTATGGATAAACCATACAACCAAGCCTATCAGCTTATCGAGAGCATGGCTCAGAACCATTATCAGTGGGGAAACGAGAGAACAACAGTAGATAAACCTCAAACGAAAGGTGGAATGTACGAAATCAGCAACATGGACCACATCAATGCCAAGTTAGATGCCTTAACTCAAAAGATAGAGAGTCTAACCAACGCACCCAAAGCCAACGTGGCTGCAACAATACAAAATTGTGAGTTGTGCGGAGCTCAAGGTCATACAATCGCTGAATGTCGACTTCTAACCGAAGCTCCCAACGACCAAGTGAATTACACTCAAGGGAACTCTTACAACCAAAACCAGAGAAATCACCCGTATCTTTCGTACAATAGCAACAACGCTTTATATGCACCTGGCCAAACACCTACTCCTTCGCCACCAGGATTCCAAAAACCTGCTCAAAATGCTCCTATGAAGTCAAACCTTGAATTGATGATGGAGAACTTCATAGCCCTACAAACTCAAACTAACAAGGAATTCCTAAATCAAAACATACACACTAATGAGCAAATTAAGCAATTAACAAGCAGGCTAGAACTCTTGACCACTCACAATAAGATGTTAGAAACACAAATCGCACAAGtggcacaacaacaagcatctACCTCTGCTCCTGCAGGCATATTTCCTGGCCAGCCTCAGCCAAACCCTAGGGGACATGTGAATGCTGTTATATTACGAAGTGGGACACAATACGATGGACCAGCTGATCCCAGAACTAAAAATCCTGCCATGCAACCCAACTCAGATGAGGTAACCAAGGGAGAGAGTGAACAAAAcataaaagataaagaaaataGTGGGGAGGAAATCATAGAAAAGAAGAAACCTTATATACCCCCACCACCATATCAACCACCCATCCCGTATCCTCAAAGATTTGAGAAATCCAAAAGCGAGGGACAGTTTAGGAAATTTGTAGaacttctaaaaaaatttaacatcaCAATACCTTTTACGGAAGCTATCACACAAATGCCCTCGTACGCTAAGTTTCTTAAAGATATCTTAACTAATAAGAAAAAGATCGAGGAAGAAGAAACCGTTATGCTTACTGCCGAGTGTAGCTCCATACTTCAAAATAATATGCCTCCTAAGCTAAAAGACCCAGGAAGTTTTTCCATACCCTGTGTAATTGGAAATTATGTAATAGATAGGGCCCTATGCGATTTAGGAGCCAGTATCAGCTTAATGCCTATGTCCATATGCGAAAAACTTAATTTAGGAGAATTGAGACCAACTAAAATGTCAATACAATTCGCTGACCGTTCTGTCAAATACCCCTTAGGTATACTAGAAAACGTGCCAGTACGTGTAGGTCAATTCTATATCCCTACCGATTTTATAGTCATGGACATAAGGGAAGATTCCAATACACCTATCattttaggaaggccattctTAGCAACCGCCGGTGCCATAATAGATGTGAAAAAAGGAAAGCTCACCTTTGAAGTAggtgaagaaaaagttgaatttatctTAACACAATTCATGAACGCATCGGCCATTGAAGATAGTTGCTATATGTTAGACGTCGTCAAAGAATGTGGAAAAGAGATGGAGAAAGATAAAACCAAAAATTCTGAAATTCTAAAAACTCTCATCCCTCCGACTCATAAAAATGGTAATGACGACCTAGCTAAGAAAAGCTCTTGCTGTAGACTCGACATAGCTGAATCAAATGTCGATAACACACCCTTTAAACGAGTACCTCCCGACATACTAAAAGCCCAACCAGAAAGTAATATCTTCCAAAATAAAACATCTCTGTTTGCctccaagaaaaagaaaggaaaaaggaAAACACCTATGAGATGGTTTGACATGTTCAAATGGAGACCTAAGGATGTTGGACATAATTTTAAGGACGTGAGTTTGGAAGAGGCACCATACTAA